One window of Klebsiella quasivariicola genomic DNA carries:
- the nadB gene encoding L-aspartate oxidase encodes MNTTPDFSCDVLIIGSGAAGLSLALRLAEHSSVTVLSKGPISEGSTFYAQGGIAAVFDETDSIESHVEDTLIAGAGLCDRHAVTFVASNARPCVQWLIDQGVLFDTQVQANGEESYHLTREGGHSHRRILHAADATGKAVETTLVDKALAHPNIRIIERSNAVDLIVSDKIGLPGTRRVVGAWIWNRNKERVETCSAKAVVLATGGAAKVYQYTTNPDVSSGDGIAMAWRAGCRVANLEFNQFHPTALYHPQARNFLLTEALRGEGAHLKRPDGTRFMPDFDERGELAPRDIVARAIDHEMKRLGVDCMYLDISHKPEAFVRQHFPMIYEKLLGLGIDLTKEPVPIVPAAHYTCGGVMVDDNGRTDVDGLYAIGEVSYTGLHGANRMASNSLLECLVYGWSAAEDIARRLPLAQKVASLPAWDESQVEIPDELVVIQHNWHELRLLMWDYVGIVRTTRRLERALRRITMLQQELDEYYARFRVSNNLLELRNLVQVAELIVRCAMLRKESRGLHYTLDYPQPLPNSGPSILSPLAHIKR; translated from the coding sequence ATGAATACCACACCTGATTTCTCTTGTGACGTGTTGATTATTGGCAGCGGCGCTGCCGGTCTTTCCCTTGCCCTGCGCCTGGCAGAGCACAGTTCGGTGACGGTACTTAGTAAAGGGCCGATTAGCGAAGGTTCGACCTTTTATGCGCAGGGCGGAATTGCCGCCGTCTTTGATGAGACGGACAGTATCGAATCTCATGTCGAAGACACCCTCATCGCTGGCGCAGGACTCTGCGATCGCCATGCGGTCACCTTCGTTGCCAGCAACGCCAGGCCTTGCGTACAGTGGCTTATCGATCAGGGGGTGCTATTCGACACCCAGGTTCAGGCGAATGGCGAAGAGAGCTACCACCTCACCCGCGAGGGGGGACACAGCCACCGGCGCATTCTTCACGCCGCTGACGCTACCGGCAAAGCGGTGGAAACGACACTGGTCGATAAAGCCCTTGCTCATCCTAATATCCGCATCATTGAGCGCAGCAATGCGGTTGATTTGATCGTCTCGGATAAAATTGGCCTGCCAGGTACGCGCCGGGTAGTTGGGGCCTGGATCTGGAACCGCAATAAAGAGCGCGTAGAAACCTGCAGCGCGAAGGCGGTAGTGCTCGCGACCGGCGGCGCCGCCAAGGTTTATCAATACACCACCAACCCCGACGTCTCTTCCGGAGACGGTATTGCGATGGCCTGGCGAGCGGGATGCCGGGTGGCGAATCTGGAGTTCAACCAGTTCCACCCCACCGCGTTGTATCATCCACAGGCACGCAATTTCCTGCTTACTGAAGCACTGCGCGGCGAAGGCGCTCACCTTAAGCGACCGGACGGCACCCGCTTTATGCCGGACTTTGACGAGCGCGGTGAACTGGCTCCGCGCGATATTGTTGCCCGTGCTATCGATCATGAAATGAAGCGCCTCGGCGTCGACTGCATGTACCTTGATATCAGTCACAAGCCCGAGGCGTTTGTTCGCCAGCACTTCCCGATGATTTACGAAAAGCTGCTCGGCCTGGGCATCGATTTGACAAAAGAGCCGGTGCCGATCGTTCCCGCCGCGCATTACACCTGCGGCGGTGTGATGGTGGATGATAATGGCCGTACTGACGTCGATGGTTTATACGCCATCGGTGAAGTCAGCTATACCGGGCTACACGGTGCGAACCGAATGGCGTCAAACTCGCTGCTGGAGTGCCTGGTCTATGGCTGGTCCGCTGCGGAGGATATCGCCCGGCGCCTGCCACTGGCTCAGAAGGTCGCCTCTCTGCCGGCATGGGATGAAAGTCAGGTGGAGATCCCGGATGAACTGGTGGTTATCCAGCACAACTGGCACGAACTGCGGCTGCTGATGTGGGATTATGTCGGGATTGTGCGCACGACGCGCCGACTGGAGCGCGCCCTGCGGCGCATTACCATGCTACAGCAGGAGCTGGATGAGTATTACGCCCGCTTCCGCGTCTCGAATAATCTGCTGGAGCTGCGCAATCTGGTGCAGGTAGCGGAGCTTATCGTACGCTGTGCGATGTTGCGTAAAGAGAGTCGCGGTCTGCACTATACCCTCGACTATCCACAGCCGCTGCCGAACAGCGGCCCCTCAATATTGTCGCCCCTGGCTCACATAAAGAGATAA
- the rseB gene encoding sigma-E factor regulatory protein RseB, translating into MKQLWCAMSLMAGSLLFSVNASADTSSGALLQQMNLASQSLNYELSFVSISKQGVESLRYRHARLNNQPLAQLLQLDGPRREVVLRGTEISYFEPGLDPFTLNGDYIVDSLPSLVYSDFKRLSAAYDFISVGRTRIADRLCDVIRVVARDGTRYSFIAWLDAETKLPLRVDLLDRDGETLEQFRVVSFNVGDNVSASMETLAKANLPPQLSVPEGGDKANFNWAPTWLPQGMTEVSSSQRRLPTFDGPVESRLYSDGLFSFSININRATAASSDQLLRTGRRTVSTTVRDNAEITVVGELPPQTAKRISDSIKFKAVQ; encoded by the coding sequence ATGAAGCAACTTTGGTGTGCTATGTCACTCATGGCAGGCAGCCTGTTGTTCTCTGTCAACGCCTCGGCTGATACATCGTCCGGGGCGTTGTTGCAGCAGATGAACCTGGCCAGCCAGTCACTCAATTATGAGCTGTCTTTCGTCAGCATCAGCAAACAAGGCGTTGAGTCGCTGCGTTATCGTCATGCGCGGCTGAACAACCAGCCGCTGGCGCAGCTGCTGCAGCTGGACGGTCCGCGCCGGGAAGTGGTTCTGCGCGGTACAGAAATCAGCTATTTTGAACCCGGTCTCGATCCATTCACGCTGAACGGCGACTATATCGTCGATTCGCTGCCGTCATTGGTTTACAGCGATTTCAAACGTCTTTCCGCAGCGTATGATTTTATTTCTGTGGGCCGTACCCGTATTGCTGATCGCCTGTGCGACGTCATTCGCGTCGTGGCCCGCGACGGCACGCGCTATAGCTTTATCGCCTGGCTGGACGCTGAAACTAAGCTGCCGCTGCGCGTCGATTTGCTCGACCGCGATGGCGAAACGCTGGAGCAGTTCCGGGTGGTCTCCTTCAACGTTGGCGATAATGTAAGCGCCAGCATGGAGACGCTGGCAAAAGCGAATCTGCCGCCGCAGCTGTCGGTGCCTGAAGGAGGCGACAAAGCCAACTTCAACTGGGCGCCGACGTGGCTCCCGCAGGGCATGACGGAGGTTTCCAGCAGCCAACGCCGTCTTCCCACCTTTGACGGTCCGGTAGAATCACGTCTCTATTCCGACGGCTTGTTCAGCTTCTCGATTAATATCAACCGCGCCACGGCGGCCAGCAGCGACCAGCTGTTGCGCACTGGCCGACGCACCGTCAGCACGACGGTACGCGATAACGCGGAGATCACTGTGGTAGGCGAACTGCCGCCGCAGACGGCGAAGCGTATCTCAGACAGCATTAAATTCAAGGCAGTACAATGA
- the trmN gene encoding tRNA(1)(Val) (adenine(37)-N(6))-methyltransferase TrmN translates to MSQSKFALPRNGFTFKQFFVAHDRCAMKVGTDGILLGAWAPIAGVKHVLDIGAGCGLLALMVAQRTAHDVRVDAVELDEEAAAQAQENVLASPWSARIDVSQADIHQWQPSQTRRYELIISNPPFFAEGVPCATSQREQARYTTTLDHASLLTCAAELITEEGFFCVVLPVDIGNAFIERATAMGWHLRLRTDVAETELRPPHRVLLAFSPTAGECFSDRLVIRGPEQQYSEGFTALTEDFYLFM, encoded by the coding sequence ATGTCTCAGTCGAAGTTTGCGCTGCCGCGCAATGGTTTTACCTTCAAACAGTTCTTCGTCGCCCATGACCGTTGTGCCATGAAGGTGGGCACCGACGGTATTTTGCTCGGCGCCTGGGCGCCGATTGCCGGCGTGAAGCATGTGCTGGATATTGGCGCGGGCTGCGGTCTGTTGGCGCTCATGGTGGCGCAGCGTACCGCTCACGATGTGCGTGTCGATGCGGTTGAGCTGGACGAAGAGGCCGCTGCTCAGGCACAGGAAAATGTCCTCGCGTCACCCTGGTCCGCACGAATTGACGTCAGCCAGGCCGATATTCATCAGTGGCAGCCGTCGCAGACCCGACGCTATGAACTGATAATCAGTAACCCGCCCTTTTTTGCCGAAGGGGTGCCTTGCGCAACCTCGCAGCGGGAGCAGGCGCGGTATACCACGACGCTCGATCACGCCTCCCTGCTGACCTGTGCCGCAGAGTTGATCACGGAAGAAGGATTTTTTTGCGTCGTCCTGCCGGTGGATATCGGGAATGCGTTTATCGAGCGGGCAACCGCGATGGGCTGGCATCTGCGACTGCGCACTGACGTGGCGGAGACCGAGCTGCGGCCGCCGCATCGGGTACTTCTCGCTTTCTCGCCAACGGCGGGGGAGTGTTTCAGCGACCGGCTGGTGATCCGCGGGCCAGAGCAGCAGTATTCTGAAGGATTTACTGCTCTGACCGAGGATTTTTATCTCTTTATGTGA
- the rseD gene encoding rpoE leader peptide RseD, with the protein MHSNSQLAHNADFGWCFEDAWELGLGRHYLG; encoded by the coding sequence ATGCACTCCAACAGTCAGCTTGCTCATAATGCAGATTTTGGGTGGTGTTTTGAAGACGCATGGGAATTGGGTTTGGGGAGACATTACCTCGGATGA
- the rpoE gene encoding RNA polymerase sigma factor RpoE, whose protein sequence is MSEQLTDQVLVERVQKGDQKAFNLLVVRYQHKVASLVSRYVPPGDIADVVQESFVKAWRALDSFRGDSAFYTWLYRIAVNTAKNYLVAQGRRPPSSDVDANEAENFESGGALKEISNPENLMLSEELRQIVFRTIESLPEDLRMAITLRELDGLSYEEIAAIMDCPVGTVRSRIFRAREAIDNKVQPLIRR, encoded by the coding sequence ATGAGCGAGCAGTTAACGGATCAGGTCCTTGTTGAACGGGTCCAGAAAGGAGATCAGAAAGCGTTTAATTTGCTGGTGGTGCGCTATCAGCATAAGGTCGCGAGCCTGGTTTCCCGCTATGTACCGCCGGGCGATATCGCTGACGTTGTTCAGGAATCGTTCGTTAAGGCATGGCGTGCGCTGGACTCTTTCCGGGGAGATAGCGCTTTTTACACCTGGTTATACCGTATCGCCGTCAACACGGCGAAGAATTATCTGGTTGCTCAGGGACGCCGTCCGCCGTCCAGCGATGTTGACGCCAACGAGGCGGAAAACTTCGAAAGCGGTGGGGCGTTGAAAGAAATTTCGAACCCTGAGAACTTAATGTTGTCAGAAGAACTGAGACAAATAGTTTTTCGTACCATTGAATCGCTCCCGGAAGATTTACGCATGGCAATTACGTTACGGGAGCTGGATGGCCTGAGCTATGAAGAGATAGCCGCTATCATGGATTGTCCGGTTGGGACGGTGCGTTCGCGTATCTTCCGGGCGCGAGAAGCTATTGATAATAAAGTTCAACCGCTTATCAGGCGTTGA
- the rseC gene encoding SoxR-reducing system protein RseC, with the protein MIKEWATVVSWHNGVAQVHCDVKASCSSCASRAGCGSRVLNKLGPQTSHTISVPCEQPLSAGQKVELGIAESSLLGSALLVYMAPLAGLFVMASIFQVLFASDIASLCGALLGGVGGFLIARGLSPQLAARQSWQPVILSVALPPDLLRVDTPSSEMGQ; encoded by the coding sequence ATGATCAAAGAGTGGGCCACCGTGGTTTCCTGGCATAACGGCGTGGCGCAGGTGCACTGCGACGTTAAAGCCTCCTGCAGCAGCTGCGCCTCCCGCGCCGGCTGCGGCAGCCGGGTATTAAACAAGCTGGGGCCACAGACTAGCCATACCATTAGCGTGCCCTGCGAGCAGCCGTTGTCTGCGGGGCAAAAAGTGGAGCTGGGGATCGCTGAAAGCAGCCTGCTGGGCTCAGCGCTGCTGGTCTACATGGCGCCGCTGGCGGGGCTGTTTGTGATGGCGTCGATTTTTCAGGTGCTGTTTGCCAGCGATATCGCCTCGCTGTGCGGCGCGCTGTTGGGCGGCGTCGGCGGTTTTCTGATAGCGCGTGGTCTGTCGCCGCAGCTGGCAGCGCGTCAGTCCTGGCAGCCGGTAATTTTGAGCGTCGCGCTGCCGCCGGATCTGCTGCGTGTTGATACGCCTTCCTCTGAAATGGGGCAGTGA
- the rseA gene encoding anti-sigma-E factor RseA: protein MQKEKLSALMDGETLDNELLNELSRSSEMQKTWESYHLIRDTLRGDTAEVLQFDISARVMAAIENEPVRQTAPLIPESQPAPNQWRQMPFWNKVRPWASSLTQMGVAACVSLAVIVGVQHYNGQSDATQQPEAPVFNTLPMMGKASPVSLGVPADASAGSGQQAQVQEQRRRINAMLQDYELQRRLHAEQLQFGQAQTQQAAVQVPGYQTLGTQSQ, encoded by the coding sequence ATGCAGAAAGAAAAACTTTCGGCTTTAATGGATGGTGAAACGCTGGATAACGAACTGCTCAACGAGCTGAGTCGTTCTTCTGAGATGCAAAAAACCTGGGAGAGTTACCACCTTATTCGCGATACGCTGCGTGGCGATACCGCAGAGGTGCTGCAGTTTGATATCTCCGCCCGGGTGATGGCCGCCATTGAAAATGAGCCCGTTCGTCAGACGGCGCCGCTTATTCCTGAATCTCAGCCCGCACCAAACCAGTGGCGGCAAATGCCGTTCTGGAACAAGGTGCGTCCGTGGGCCAGTTCACTGACTCAGATGGGCGTAGCCGCCTGCGTATCGCTTGCGGTAATCGTCGGCGTCCAGCACTATAATGGACAGTCTGATGCGACCCAGCAGCCAGAGGCGCCGGTGTTTAATACGCTGCCGATGATGGGTAAAGCGAGCCCGGTTAGCCTTGGCGTACCGGCTGACGCATCAGCAGGTAGCGGCCAGCAGGCGCAGGTGCAGGAGCAGCGCCGCCGGATTAACGCCATGTTGCAGGATTATGAACTGCAGCGTCGCCTGCACGCTGAGCAGCTTCAGTTTGGCCAGGCCCAGACTCAGCAGGCTGCAGTCCAGGTGCCGGGCTATCAAACTTTAGGAACGCAATCGCAGTAA